DNA from Drosophila gunungcola strain Sukarami chromosome 3L unlocalized genomic scaffold, Dgunungcola_SK_2 000014F, whole genome shotgun sequence:
CGTCGCCGGTCATCAAAGCTATTTTTACTAAATAATGAAACCTGAACAGTCATCGCAGATAATGAACACATCTCGGATCTCCGTCCAGGGCTCGATGGCGTTGTTATCCAACGTGATGTGATGTGATTCATTGGTTTATCTGAGGTATTATGCCTAAATCTGTGGCCCGTAAGCCATTAATTTACTAATTGTAATGttggccataaaatatttagcggAATCCAGCTCAATCTTATCTTTGTGGACCAGGCCAGACAGGCCCAGCTTGGCGCGTAGGATAtcgaaaatgcaaatttctcGCACataattacaataacaatgaaggcaaaacaaaatgctaAGTCCGAGctgttaaatcaaaaatatgcaaattactTTTGAGAGCGAACACGAGTCCGAAAACTGAATCCGAACAAGTTCGTACGAAGTCTGGGGTCGATTTGATTGATATGTGCTGGTTATACAGTCATTTGGCTAAAATGATGCAATCAAAACTATGTAAATGCGAACGGGGCTCTTGACTTCCCTGACATTTTGAGGCTGCTGATATCTGCTGCCATATCACCAAATCACCATATAGCCATATAGCCGGAACCAAGCGAATCCGAAGGGGTTATACCTAGGCACAATTTAGTAGCTAACATTTCCGACAGCTTCTGCCTTTTTACGACATtgggcaattaaaataaagttgaaaaGTCAAAAAGTCAGCGCAAAACTGTGCGttacttttttattgtgttttttaccgatcgaccatttttttttagaaaacctCCCGAAATGGCGACCTTCAGGCGATTTCCCTGGAAATTTTGTCACTTTTTTACGCAACTCGTCCGCTGCAATTGACTTTTTTATATGAGGTCCTGGTTCTGGTTCGGGCCCACGGCTCAAGGTTAAGACATATGCCAAAACGGCAACCGTTTTATCCCTTTTCCGCTTAAAAAATGCGGATGGGTGGAAGGATGGGTGGTGCTCTGCTTTGGCTCGGGTTACGGCCATCGGCTGCTCGACTTTTTATGGTTACAACCGGACGGCCGGCCGGCCGGCCTGACTTTATGACTCTCGCACGGCCCAAAAACGCGCAGACGTGGCAAACGAGGCAGGCCGAGTTTTTTAGGCCAATTCTTGTGGGTACCTAAGCCTGCGATTGCGTTACCTAATCGCGGGATCAGCTTACCTAAGCTGCAGATTATCCTAGGATCATAATTATGACGGCGGACGCGACGCTCGGCTCGgctcggtttttttttattatttctcaAAGATGCGAACGCGTTGCCGGGCGGCAAAAAACTTAAGCCGGGGATTAAACCGGATTAAAGTCACATTGTCCTTATTTTTTCCTCTCCTTTCGGGCTAACTAATTACCCGGGAAAATTACCCATTTGCTTGTGCGGAAATTCGCGAAAAACGCTTGaacagcattttttttaaagaattttcgGCAATGCgtcttttttttatggtgtgagaaaatagaaaaaaacgGAGGGCTATAAAAATGAATCGATTAGAAAAAAAAGGTGGGTGGGTTGCTGAGGGAAAAATGAGGTGCAGAATTCGAAGGATGGTTCTAGTtgctttttgacttttttacaAGCCTTTTGTCTGATTTCCACGTTTTTACTTCGAAAACCTTTTCCTGATGCAACAAATGAAAGTCAAAGATGCGGAATCTTCTGGGAAGTCCGCTAACGAGGTTTTTAAAGAGTATACCTTAAACATAGTTTAGCATATCGCTTGAATAATTATACTTTGTAATACGCCACACTTCGTAGTCGAAAAGTCAAGGTTCTTGTCTTTTGGTTGAACAACCCTTTCGGGACAATGCAGATCCATAAAAGGGTTAAGCACCTAGGTTAGCGACATAAAAGGGTTAAACAGGTAGCTTCTAACATCCTTTTGGCTCTGagcaaacaacaataaatattcataaaaagAGTTAAGTGCCGCCATAAGGGCCATTGTTTGGATAAAGGGGAAATTATGTTGGAAATTGACTTTTAAAAGGGTTGGAATTAAAATCGATTAATATTGGTGTTTTATTGAGCATCTCTGTATGTTAACTATATTATAGGAGATAAAAATACATTCAGGGCAAGTATTACCTGTTTTGTGTGTATAAAGTTTCTagttaatttaacaaattatattatgTAATTAATGACTAATTTGTCTTAATTgcaaaataacacaaataaggtatttaaatttttatgaccTATACATTCAATATTTTAGAAGATGTTGGGCAAGCTTACTTAGATCATATCTGAATCACAACGCTGTGATATCCGGGTAATAACCCTGtgaaaaagtgatttttttaaagtcttaGAAAGTAATTTGTGTAACGCACTTAACATTTAATGGGTCAATTAGTTTGCTTAGGACTATATAATTACATTagtaaatttaatgtaaatgtttAGTTGGCAGAAGAATGAATCAGAGCGCATGTGGGAAAAATCAAGTTTTGATCGATTTTACAATCCAAAGTCGATGGTAATTCAATTCACAAGCCGACGGTGTTTTACTAAAGACCCCAAGCAAATTAACCTCCAACCATTTCGATTTCGAGCGGCCAAAAAGGCTCCGCCcatgcaaaataaaatgagcAACTGTTGAAAATGAAGTCAATGGCTCGaggtggtgtgtgtgtgtgtgtgcattgTTTGTGAGTGAGCGAGAAATTCAGCCGCCCTTAGTTTCTTCAATAAATAACCGAAAAACGAACAATATCAGGGCAATGCAAATCGGCCGGATTACAGGGAACTCGAAATCGAGTCAAAGAGCGAGTGAGATCTCAAGTGAGTGAGTGTTTTGCTCATTCACTAACAGAGGGCTAACATTCTGCTAATGTTTCACTCGAGCCTGAATTGAGTAGGAAGTGTGCGCCTGTGTGCGTGCTGGATCGCTCTCTCACTCGATCCGAGTTTTAAAGGTGGTGGTTTTGGCCGTGATTTATCAGAGAGCTGGGGCTGAAAACTGGTAAATCTACTTCGGTGTGAGTGCATGAGTGCATGAGTACataagccaaagccaaagccaaagagTTCGGCCAGTAGGCGAAACACAGAAACGCTTCTTGCCAGTCGAACCTCTCAGCCAGAAATCAGTCGTCAGCTAGTGGCCGAAGTGTCAGTTACACACATCGAGAGTTCCCAAACCGCGTTGCGTCGGAGACCGATCAGATCacatccagatccagatccagttccagatccagatcccaTAACGTATCCGAAAAACATAATCATAGTGTTGAAAGCCCCCCAAACATAGACTGATCTGAAAGTGCTTGCGGTAACAGCCGAAGTGAGAAAACGTGCAGCAGAAACGATCGCGAAACGCTGCAATTAAAAAGTCGTCATAAAACGCAGTGCCCAGCCAAATagcaaaacaacaataataacaacaacaacaacaacaacagcagcaaaaaaacaagaaggtaAGTTCTGAGCGAGGGAGACAGCCTCCGAGATCGAAGTCAATTcacggtttttgtttttgggtcGCGGCCGTCGGCGAATTTTACGATCCCTTGTGCACtactttgattttttactGTTTCTCGCGAAAAACTGGCGGCCGCATTTCCATCTTTCCCTATTTTTTTGCGGCCCGAGGTCtcggacaaaaaaaaaaaaacacagtttTCATAAACcgaatttctatttttttttgttgactcGGGAAAAATCGGCGTGAGTTTTTATGGCCGAACGTCAAGGTCTGGACTGCTGCATTTTTTTAAGGGAACACTATTTTCGCAGCACTCGTCGTAATGACTTcgtataaaaaagaaaatctaCCTGAGTTTTATGACTGGACAGCgcgaaaaaaatgaaaatgaacgCATAGGGTTGCATAATCCGGCAGATTAAGTTTTTTGGCCTGTTGTGATCATAAAAAACGCCCATCCTGCCGAGTTTTCCACAGTTTCGTATAAATATCCTGGGCTGCTTAGAGTCGAGCATCAGTTGCTCAGCAGCATTCCAAGCGCACAGATCACACAGCGACAAATCGTCACAGCGATCGTGAGAAAATCACTCAATATTCCGACAAAAATCAGTACAACAACATGGTGTTCAACTTGGTTAGTGTCCAGAACCGTTCGCCTCATTGTGGATTAAGCAGCTCTCGACCAGTGGATTAAACCCTTACTAACTTGGCATTTCTTCATTACTTTACAGATGAACCAGACATGCAAAGTGTGCGGCGAGCCGGCGGCGGGCTTCCATTTTGGCGCCTTCACCTGCGAGGGCTGCAAGGTAAGTTGTGTCCTAAAATCCATTGATAAAATATTGATTGATATGAAAAGTCAGAACAGGCATTTCCAAGACCCCAAGGGGTTAAGGGATGTACTTGTGGTGAAAAGACATTCAAGAAACATGCAAATTcgtattgttttcttttctttacttagaaaaatataaaaaaaaacaataaatcaaacttcaataatattcttttgaattaaaataattggaattttaaattttaaaagaaattgtatttttcttgAATGAAGTTTTGGTCTTTTCccatatattttctttaattaactTATAGTTTTTTCCCGAACTCTTACCATTTAACTAACTTATATGCTTACCTTTACCCTTGCAGTCCTTCTTTGGCCGATCgtacaacaacatcagcacTATTAGCGAGTGCAAGAACGAGGGCAAGTGCATCATCGACAAGAAGAACCGCACCACCTGCAAGGCGTGCCGCTTGAGGAAGTGCTACAACGTGGGCATGTCGAAGGGAGGATCCCGCTACGGTCGCCGCTCCAACTGGTTCAAGATCCACTGTCTGCTGCAGGAGCACGAACAGGCGGCAGCGGCTGCCGGCAAGGCGCCCCCCTCGGCGGGTGGTGTCACGGTGGGTGGTGGTCCGTCGGCCTCCTCGCCCGTGGGCTCACCTCACACCCCCGGCTTTGGGGATATGGCCGCCCATctgcaccaccaccatcagcagcagcagcaccagcaacagcagcaacagcaggtgCAGCGCCACCCACACATGCCCCTGCTGGGCTATCCCAGCTATCTGCCCGATCCCGCCGCCGCCCTGCCCTTCTTCAGCATGATGGGGGGCGTGGCCCCGCACCAGTCGCCCTTCCAGCTGCCCCCGCACCTCCTCTTCCCCGGCTACCATGCCAGTgccgccgccgcagccgcCTCGGCCGCGGATGCCGCCTACCGCCAGGAGATGTACAAGCACCGCCAGAGCGTGGACTCCGTGGAGTCGCAGCACCGCTTCAGCCCCGCCAGCCAGACGATGCCGCCGGTGCAGCCCAGCCCCTCGGCCCGCCAGTCGCCCATCGACGTCTGCCTGGAGGAGGATGTCCAGTCGGTGCACAGCCACCAGTCGTCCGCCAGCCTGCTGCATCCCATTGCTATCCGCGCCACGCCCACCAGCAGCCCCCTGAGTTTTGCGGCCAAGATGCAGAGTCTGTCGCCGGTATCGGTGTGCTCCATTGGTGGCGAGACCACCAGCGCTGCCCCAGTGCACCCGTCATCCACAGTCACCTCCACAGCCCAGGAAGGACCCATGGATCTGAGCATGAAGACATCGCGCAGCTCGGTGCACAGCTTCAACGACAGCGGCTCCGAGGATCACGAGCTGGAGGTGGCTCCCCGGCGCAAGTTCTACCAGCTGGAGGCCGAGTGCCtgaccaccaccagcagcagcagttcctCCCACTCCGCCCACACCGCCGCCCATGCAGAGGTCAAGCGGCAGAAGTTGGCCGGTGCGGAGGCCACCCACTTTGGTGGCTTTGCGGTGGCCCACAATGCGGCCAGTGCCATGAGGGGCATTTTCGTGTGTGTCTAAGGAGACGTGACCACCATCCATCCACCATCTGCCAACTCCATGGCAGAGCTTCAACCACAGTGGCTCCGAGCATCAGGAGCACCACCACCCATGCGGAGGTCAAGCGGCAGAAGTTAGGCGGTGCGGAGGCACTTTCGTGTGTGTCCAAGTACACGGCGAAAAACTCCAAGTGGGAGGAGCCGccttcgttgttttttttttgtttgtttgttacttaaaagaaaatgtaaattttttctcGTGTGCTCGCTCACACTTTGAGGAGGTGAAAGAGACAGGGACAGACAGGTTTCGCTGGAAAGAGACAGCTAGACCAGGTAGTTGCAttgcactcgcactcgcacccTTGCATACACACACCAACACGTACAcacgtacacacacacacacacactcacacactcaaCTATTGAGCTCAGatccaaaaattatttttataaaaaacgttgaaattgtaaatatatcTTCGAGCTTGTTTGCAATCGCATTTTAAAGTTAGCCAGCGGAAGTGCTGTAGAAGTAGTTACCATTCCCACCCTCGAATCGCTATTGTACATACCAATTGTTAAGTATAAGCATGATCTTAATTGtgtttaagtattttattatattgtagTCCTAGTTACCCTACGTCTATAGATTGGCTTTTAGATTTatacaattgaaaataaaaactattaaaaattaatctgATGTggctttaaatgttttgggGAAACGCTGATGATCTTTTTTGTGCTGTCGGTCCaacgaataaaataaataaatatattgtaaaaggaatttttcggtttcttaaaaaaaataattttttttgaaatcatAATTCAGGGTATTTTTCAGGTgactatatttatttatatgaaacTCATTAAGGACACAACTTCTTTTTCACTTGTAGATTTCCCTGTAAATATATTCTTGCAGTAAGTCCTATGAACAATATCACAGCATTCGCTTAACTATAAAAACATACTCAAAGCAACCAATTTAGATCATTTGAAATAGCTTTCAGAAGTTAACGACCTCATCTGATGTTTGTTTTCCACTTAACCGAATCATAATGGACTGCATGCTCGGTGAAAACTATCTGTCGGATGTATCTACTAGCTGTCAACAAAGTTCGTCGACTACCGCACATTCCTTTGAGATCAAAGCCAACAAATTATTTACGTATTCTGCTACCACTCTTGTTTCAAAATCAGTTCTGTTCggacatatacatatatctgaTCGGCGGTGTCTTTCTGCCTCGATTATTTCGTTAACCACGGGCCAAATGGGCGTGGCCTGTCAATAGCAACACCAAACAGAGACGGAAAACAAATGCTTTGGCATAAATTCAATCAACATTCGGTTGCAAGTCGATCGGCGATGGCCGATGGCCGATAATAAAACCGATATAGCAGCCGTTAAGTGCTTTCTGTGCCTGCCCATTGCAGTCGCGATTGCTGtgtagtaaattaaaaatgccacAAATGTTACGCACAGATATTTGATGTTGGGTCCCTGTTTTATATGCTGCGGTCATGAGCATTAGGCCTATGGTGGCCTATGCCTCCGATATGGGCCGCCTCGATATCTCCGCCGATTCTGCCTGGCAGTGCGACCACGTGCTGcttcaaataataaactttatattAACACATACAACAGTCATACGCCCCGTTGATGGCCAGAATTTTAATCACTTAATTAGGCGGCTGGCTGACTGCCTGAATGGCTGACTcgctgactggctgactggctgactgccGATCGGCCAAACTTTGTTTATGGCCCGACGGCCTGACTGCTTTATCCACCCGATGATGAATGGGACAGTGGGCCGTGGCACGAGAACTATGCAGGATTCCTGTATCGTCTGGATGCAAAATATCGTAATGCTCGACTTTGGCTGTGtcaaacgtaaaaaaaaaaaaaacaaaatacccCTGAGGCGTCAACCGGCCATAAACAATACAGGTGGGATTGAAACATAGGCATAGTGGTGGTGAGATGAGCGAACAGCATATCATCAATATGCATGATGGGGCCCATATATGGGCTAAAAGCTGGGAGCAGGGTGACCAGCGCACGCCATTGTGCCGCTGACGATCGCATTCCGACGTGTGTTTTGTcgtcattgtttttaaatttatttttatagtttattaaAGAGTCatagtaaaaaaaagagccacacaaaataaaatacaataaactCAGGCCGTGCAAGTCAATACACTCTTAAGtaggtttaaaataaaaaattttcaaaatgagTAAGCTAACAAGATGCCAGCCTATTGTAAAACATAGATTGTTCTACATTTGCATCAAGATTTCCCTGGGCTAAGTTAGGCACAACTAAACCAAGCAGATTTACTGGCTAGATATGTTGCACAAATCAAGTTCGTTtcttaagtcttttgttttgctttcgaTAAACTTAATGTCACAAGTTCAACTCACTCCCAAAACTGATTAGGGCACACACCCTCAAGAATCCCATAGCACACAGACATTTCGAACGACTTTTAACCCGATTTCAGGGTATATCGATATCATTCGTCAAGTTCGTTGCCcaagtttttcgttttttttttcgttttttttttttgggttcacCTGGCTGTCAAGCTGAAAAAGTGGTTCATTTGTCTCATCGCTCCAATCTCTCCAATCAAAAAGCCATTTAGACAACAAAGACGAGGAGAATGAGACAAACGGAGGGAAATAAAATCGATTCAGCATAAAAATGGACCAAAAGTataacatttcaaaattttattgactGTCAAAATGCAGGCGCCAATAGAAATGCAGACAAGCGGGCCAGATCAAGTTACTTGGCGCTTGGCGCCAGTTACATTCAAGATGCTTTATTGACCCCACGTAGTCagtttatgtgtgtgcttgtCGGGTGAGCTATGATAGATGCATTACTAATAGAGTTCGGGGGGATTaagacaaagacaaagacTCGGACTTTAACTGCGACTCGGGCTGAGCAcatctttaaaaatagttcAAGACAAGCACCTGCAAATGCTTTTATCTACGGGTATtcgcatttaattatttatcacCGTTCGCAATGCTAATGTTCCATCGGTTATAGCTTTCAAATTAATGCATGCAAGACATATATAATACGCGCGCCGTAAGAacatgtttattaaattaaataattgcaGCCGGAGTGGAGTGGCATcgcgctaaaaaaaaaacctcccCAATTTGCATTCGATGCTGACAATGGAATGAAAGAAACAATATAGAAAAAATCGCAAATATTATTGACACATTATTGTGGAAACATGTTTCTAATGAGAAATTATGCAAAGATTTGCatacaattttgttaaagGCAAGTCAGCAATCTTACCAGAGTCAATGCCTCGGCTGCTTTTGCGTCCGGTAGCGGCCTTAATTACCGCCGAGATTCTCTAGAGGGTAAGGGGCGTGTTCCCAGCCTCGCAACTCGCTGACAAATAGTCAAAACAAACTATGACATACCGCATCACATTTATATCTTCAGCTGCCAGCGGATCAGATATCATTAACTTTCAAGGAGGCGAGGATTGAGGAAGCAAAAGGTTTCTGATGCTCAAGCATATTGTTATAACATTTCtgttatttcaataaattataatacta
Protein-coding regions in this window:
- the LOC128260099 gene encoding zygotic gap protein knirps isoform X1 — protein: MVFNLMNQTCKVCGEPAAGFHFGAFTCEGCKSFFGRSYNNISTISECKNEGKCIIDKKNRTTCKACRLRKCYNVGMSKGGSRYGRRSNWFKIHCLLQEHEQAAAAAGKAPPSAGGVTVGGGPSASSPVGSPHTPGFGDMAAHLHHHHQQQQHQQQQQQQVQRHPHMPLLGYPSYLPDPAAALPFFSMMGGVAPHQSPFQLPPHLLFPGYHASAAAAAASAADAAYRQEMYKHRQSVDSVESQHRFSPASQTMPPVQPSPSARQSPIDVCLEEDVQSVHSHQSSASLLHPIAIRATPTSSPLSFAAKMQSLSPVSVCSIGGETTSAAPVHPSSTVTSTAQEGPMDLSMKTSRSSVHSFNDSGSEDHELEVAPRRKFYQLEAECLTTTSSSSSSHSAHTAAHAEVKRQKLAGAEATHFGGFAVAHNAASAMRGIFVCV
- the LOC128260099 gene encoding zygotic gap protein knirps isoform X2, which gives rise to MNQTCKVCGEPAAGFHFGAFTCEGCKSFFGRSYNNISTISECKNEGKCIIDKKNRTTCKACRLRKCYNVGMSKGGSRYGRRSNWFKIHCLLQEHEQAAAAAGKAPPSAGGVTVGGGPSASSPVGSPHTPGFGDMAAHLHHHHQQQQHQQQQQQQVQRHPHMPLLGYPSYLPDPAAALPFFSMMGGVAPHQSPFQLPPHLLFPGYHASAAAAAASAADAAYRQEMYKHRQSVDSVESQHRFSPASQTMPPVQPSPSARQSPIDVCLEEDVQSVHSHQSSASLLHPIAIRATPTSSPLSFAAKMQSLSPVSVCSIGGETTSAAPVHPSSTVTSTAQEGPMDLSMKTSRSSVHSFNDSGSEDHELEVAPRRKFYQLEAECLTTTSSSSSSHSAHTAAHAEVKRQKLAGAEATHFGGFAVAHNAASAMRGIFVCV